The Platichthys flesus chromosome 10, fPlaFle2.1, whole genome shotgun sequence genome includes a window with the following:
- the dio3a gene encoding iodothyronine deiodinase 3a, translating to MMNTIKAIKNAIVCLVLLPRFLVAAVMFWLLDFICIRKRVLFRMREQEGDAIDPPLCISDSNRLFSLESLKAVWHGHKLDFLKAAHLGHGAPNTEVVQLQDQRRSRILDYVKDKRPLILNFGSCTUPPFMARLKAFQGVVQQNADIADSVVVYIEEAHPSDGWMSTDAPYQIPKHRCLEDRLNAAQLMRLEVPGCLLVVDSMENSSNAAYGAYFDRLYILQEGKIVYQGGRGPEGYRISELRDWLDQYRGRLVKSNNLVIHV from the coding sequence ATGATGAATACTATCAAAGCTATTAAAAATGCCATAGTCTGCCTGGTGCTGCTGCCCCGGTTCCTGGTGGCAGCGGTCATGTTCTGGCTGCTTGACTTTATCTGCATTAGGAAAAGGGTCTTATTCAGGATGAGGGAGCAGGAGGGCGATGCCATCGATCCTCCTCTCTGCATATCCGACTCCAATCGCCTGTTCAGCCTGGAGTCCCTCAAAGCGGTGTGGCATGGCCACAAGCTGGACTTTCTGAAGGCGGCGCACCTCGGACACGGAGCGCCCAACACCGAAGTTGTTCAGCTGCAGGACCAGCGGCGCAGCCGGATCCTCGACTACGTGAAGGACAAGAGACCGCTCATCCTCAACTTTGGCAGCTGCACCTGACCACCGTTCATGGCGCGGCTCAAGGCTTTCCAAGGAGTTGTGCAGCAGAACGCAGACATCGcagactctgtggttgtgtaCATTGAGGAAGCGCACCCCTCCGACGGCTGGATGAGCACAGACGCGCCCTACCAGATCCCCAAGCACCGGTGTCTGGAGGACCGGCTGAACGCGGCGCAGCTGATGCGCCTGGAGGTGCCCGGCTGCCTGCTGGTCGTCGACAGCATGGAGAACTCTTCCAACGCCGCGTACGGGGCTTATTTCGACAGACTTTATATTCTACAGGAGGGAAAGATAGTTTACCAGGGCGGCAGAGGACCCGAGGGCTACCGGATCTCAGAGCTCCGAGACTGGCTGGATCAATACAGAGGGAGGCTGGTGAAATCCAATAATCTAGTTATCCATGTGTAG
- the LOC133961451 gene encoding protein delta homolog 1 has translation MHLTAVVLILVVAGIAKGWDCRGCNTENGFCEKPGKCRCKPGWQGDNCDRCLLFPGCLHGTCERAWQCVCAEGWVGSLCDQDTRLCSSRPCVGNATCIETGEGGYLCICPPGYAGESCHLKTGACLTNGSPCQNGGTCTDTGGSAASSSCSCPPGFSGDFCEISVDSCQPNPCVNGGNCTNHGLAFTCLCPHSFTGFTCNDSSSLSPCGGRPCANGSTCVGQPDGTFRCVCQKWFTGPTCSLQHRPKARPKPASSRPAEHKVFALTPQHYSLPAHAFHRLLRPPERDLLKITLKETVHSPGVLVTQGQLICFGILALLTCLVILGTTGIVFFGRCETWLANAKYNQLVRQQREHLLRENGCNQEEPEHSVNIILPEKIRLTSFGRHYTSI, from the exons ATGCATCTCACAGCGGTGGTCTTGATTCTGGTCGTGGCAGGCATCGCCAAAG GTTGGGATTGCAGAGGGTGCAACACAGAAAATGGGTTTTGTGAGAAGCCAGGGAAGTGCAG GTGCAAACCGGGCTGGCAAGGAGACAACTGTGACCGGTGCCTGCTGTTCCCCGGCTGTCTGCACGGCACATGCGAGAGGGCGTGGCAGTGCGTGTGCGCGGAGGGCTGGGTGGGCAGCCTGTGTGACCAAG ATACCCGCCTTTGCTCGTCCAGGCCTTGTGTCGGCAACGCCACCTGCATAGAGACGGGAGAGGGGGGGTACCTGTGCATCTGTCCCCCCGGCTACGCTGGAGAAAGCTGCCACCTGAAGACAGGAGCCTGCCTCACAAACGG CTCTCCTTGTCAGAACGGAGGCACATGTACAGACACCGGAGgctcagcagcctcctcctcctgctcatgtCCCCCTGGATTTTCCGGAGACTTCTGCGAGATAAGCGTTGACAGCTGCCAGCCTAACCCCTGCGTCAATGGTGGCAACTGTACAAATCACGGCCTGGCCTTCACCTGTCTCTGTCCGCACAGCTTCACTGGTTTTACTTGTAACGACTCCAGCAGCCTGTCGCCCTGCGGCGGCCGGCCCTGTGCCAATGGCAGCACATGTGTTGGTCAGCCTGATGGAACTTTCAGGTGTGTATGCCAGAAATGGTTTACAGGTCCCACATGTTCCCTGCAGCACAGGCCGAAGGCCAGGCCTAAACCTGCCAGTTCCAGGCCTGCGGAACACAAGGTGTTTGCACTGACCCCGCAGCATTACTCCCTTCCTGCTCACGCCTTCCACAGGCTCCTCAGACCGCCGGAGAGAGACCTGCTGAAGATCACCCTGAAGGAGACTGTCCACTCCCCCGGTGTCCTCGTCACCCAGGGTCAGCTCATCTGCTTCGGCATACTGGCCCTGCTCACCTGCCTGGTCATACTGGGCACCACAGGCATCGTATTTTTCGGCCGCTGCGAGACGTGGCTGGCTAACGCCAAGTACAACCAGCTTGTTCGGCAGCAAAGGGAACACCTGCTGAGGGAGAACGGCTGTAACCAGGAAGAGCCGGAGCACTCAGTGAACATCATCCTGCCGGAGAAGATTAGACTCACCAGCTTTGGGAGACACTACACATCCATTTGA